A single window of Silurus meridionalis isolate SWU-2019-XX chromosome 11, ASM1480568v1, whole genome shotgun sequence DNA harbors:
- the sh2d3ca gene encoding SH2 domain-containing protein 3C isoform X3, whose product MTERCSLWSALSAAACCFYRGSFMQFSKEKYLLESPPEKLRKELEEELKLSSSDLRSHGWYHGHIPREVSETLVLRSGDFLVRDSLANVGDYVVTCRWQQEVVHCRIGKVVVKGAQTKVQFLLEDETFDSLPTLIRHHAGTGRPVCLRSGAQLLFPINRTLPLRYLEATFALASGRSGSNSPSAQRGAHIKRRSVTMTDGLTAEKIIPHSDGESSEASVSRVSDTKVKTAQGCSCPSTVHHKDAMRNCALSMDQIQEMRCPLSPVGETHLSPAYTSMSRHRHGSGGRVLAVIPPSPAMRRSSEPHLSPTSSNNNIPCTDTPPSAPGYPSDGSEGGGSYCELRPGQPPTPPSKSYVERLRVEEGRAPGSAPNSGGESFTLPLVESSSCFRPGRYQSELLPTENKPLEMGVLKRVKELLAEVDPKTAAKHITKADCTVARILGVTKEMQRMMGVGSGLELLTLPHGHQLRLDLLERFYTMSIMMAVDLLGCTGSTEERASLLYKTIQLAAELKSTMGNMFGFAAIMRALELPQISRLDQTWMTLRQRHTEGAILYEKKLKPFMKGLNEGKESSVLSSTSFPHVVPVLCLLEKGVAIGEGPEPWDTSECGVDVVMSHLEAARSIAHHGGLYRTNAESKLHDFQERDEVSEIFCTEFQMRLLWGSRGSEGSQSERYEKFDKVLTALSHKLEPPVRHSEL is encoded by the exons atGACGGAGAGATGCAGTCTGTGGAGCGCCCTGTCTGCAGCCGCCTGCTGCTTCTACAGGGGATCGTTCATGCAg TTTTCCAAGGAGAAGTACCTATTGGAGTCTCCTCCAGAGAAGCTGAGGAAGGAACTGGAAGAGGAACTAAAGCTCAGCAGCAGTGACCTAAGGAGCCACGGCTGGTACCATGGCCACATTCCACgagag GTGTCAGAGACGCTGGTCCTGCGCAGCGGCGATTTCCTGGTGCGAGACTCTCTGGCGAACGTGGGCGATTACGTCGTCACGTGTCGCTGGCAGCAGGAAGTAGTGCACTGCCGCATCGGCAAGGTTGTGGTAAAGGGTGCCCAGACGAAGGTGCAGTTCCTCCTGGAGGATGAGACCTTCGACTCTCTGCCGACTCTGATCCGACATCATGCTGGCACCGGACGACCCGTATGCCTGCGCTCTGGAGCTCAGCTGCTCTTCCCCATCAACCGCACTCTACCCCTCAGGTACTTGGAGGCAACGTTTGCCCTGGCGAGTGGGAGATCGGGGTCAAATTCTCCGTCTGCTCAGCGGGGGGCGCACATCAAGAGACGCAGCGTCACCATGACGGACGGCCTGACTGCTGAGAAGATCATCCCACACag CGACGGCGAGTCGAGTGAAGCGTCCGTCTCTCGAGTGTCAGACACCAAAGTGAAGACGGCGCAGGGAtgcagctg TCCATCCACAGTTCACCATAAAGACGCCATGAGGAACTGTGCACTCAGTATGGACCAGATACAGGAGATGCGCTGCCCCCTGTCTCCTGTAGGAGAAACACATCTTTCACCTGCCTACACCTCCA TGTCCCGTCACAGACACGGCTCTGGTGGCCGTGTCCTGGCTGTCATTCCACCTTCACCGGCGATGCGACGCTCTAGTGAGCCCCACCTCTCCCCTACCTCCTCAAATAACAACATCCCATGCACAGACACGCCCCCCAGTGCTCCCGGATACCCCTCAGATGGCTCTGAAGGTGGGGGCAGTTACTGTGAGCTGAGGCCAGGCCAGCCCCCAACACCTCCATCTAAGAGCTATGTGGAGAGGCTGAGGGTGGAGGAGGGGCGAGCACCAGGCTCCGCCCCCAACAGTGGAGGAGAGAGCTTCACCCTGCCTTTGGTGGAGAGCAGCTCGTGCTTCAGACCTGGAAGATACCAATCAGAGCTTCTACCTACAGAAAATAAACCCCTAGAGATGGGGGTCCTGAAGAGGGTGAAGGAACTGCTGGCTGAAGTCGACCCTAAAACAGCGGCCAAACACATCACCAAAGCCGACTGCACG GTTGCTAGGATACTGGGTGTTACCAAGGAGATGCAAAGGATGATGGGAGTGGGTTCAGGGCTGGAGTTGCTGACTCTACCACACGGCCATCAGCTTAGACTGGACCTGCTCgagag GTTCTACACCATGTCTATAATGATGGCGGTGGACCTGCTGGGATGTACGGGTAGCACGGAGGAACGAGCCTCTCTGCTCTATAAGACCATCCAGCTGGCAGCCGAGCTCAAGAGCACCATGGGAAATATGTTTGGATTCGCTGCCATCATGAGAGCTCTGGAGCTCCCTCAG ATCTCACGCCTGGACCAGACGTGGATGACGCTCAGACAGAGACACACGGAGGGAGCCATATTGTACGAGAAGAAGCTCAAGCCCTTCATGAAGGGATTAAACGAAGGCAAAG AGAGCTCTGTGCTGTCAAGTACATCTTTTCCACATGTGGTTCCCGTGTTGTGTCTGTTGGAGAAGGGCGTGGCCATAGGGGAGGGGCCAGAGCCATGGGATACTTCAGAATGTGGGGTGGACGTGGTCATGAGCCATCTAGAGGCAGCACGCAGTATTGCACACCACGGAGGCCTTTATCGCACTAACGCCGAGAGCAAGCTGCAcg acttCCAGGAGAGAGATGAAGTGTCGGAGATCTTCTGCACTGAATTCCAGATGAGGCTCCTGTGGGGAAGTCGAGGTTCAGAGGGAAGCCAGAGCGAACGCTACGAGAAGTTCGACAAAGTTCTCACAGCTCTTTCTCACAAGCTGGAGCCTCCTGTACGCCACAGCGAGCTCTAG